The genomic region CTTGGCCGGCGGTCGCATCCTGCACAGCTTCCTATTTGGATTGAAAGCAACGGACCCAGTCTCATTAGCGATCGTGATTGTGCTGCTCGGAGCCGTTGGAGCTGTTGCTGGATTCATTCCTGCACGCCGTGCAACAAAGGTGGATCCGATAGTGGCGCTCAGATATGAGTGATACAGAGTCAGTACCACCCGCGCGGTAGCGGGTGGGTCAGCGGCTTCACCCACCGGCTACCGCCGGCGGTACTGACTTGGACGGCTTGAAACCTATGGAAACTCTCTATCAGGATCTTCGCTATTCACTCCGTAATCTCGCCAAGACGCCTGCCTTCACCGTAGTAGCTCTCATCACGCTAGCGCTCGGCATTGGCGCGAATACTGCGATTTTCAGCGTCGTCAACGCAGTTCTGCTTCGGGCGTTGCCTTACGCCGAACCAGACCGGCTCGTTGTCATCGGACAGAGTGGATACACGTCTGCTCCTCCGGCGAACTTCTTTGACTGGAAGAGTCAGAACCACGTCTTCGAAAACATGGGAGCTGCCGAGGCATGGACACCCAATCTGACCGGTATCGACAAGCCAGAGCAGGTTGTAGGACTGCATGTTACTTCGGATGTCTTTCCTGTATTGGGAGTCAGGCCCTTGCTTGGTCGCGTTTTCGCGCCCGCCGATGATCGCCTCGGCAGTGATCATCAAGTCGTTGTCAGTTACGGCTTCTGGCAGCGACGCTTCTCAGGTGCACGCGATGCCCTCGGCAAAACAATTAGTTTGAACGGTGTTCCCTACACGATTGTCGGGGTTATGCCCAAGCGATTCCGCTTCGCTCCATTTTGGGTCACTAAGGCGGAGATCTGGTCGCCCCTCCCGCTAAGCTCCACCGACCGCGTACGCAACAGCTTGCGTATTTTCGCGCGGCTGAAACCCGGCGTGTCGCTCGATCAGGCGCGAGCCGAGATGGCCACCATCTCTGCGACGCTTGAAGCTCAATTCCCGGGCTCGAACAAAAACGTTGGGGTAATCCCATTGAAAGAAAAAGTAGTAGGCGATATTCGGCCGGCGCTCCTTGTTTTGCTAGGCGCTGTCGGATTCGTTTTGCTTATCGCCTGCGCCAACGTCGCACACATGTTGCTGGCAAGGGCTTCGGCGCGGCAGCGCGAAATTGCCGTCCGATCGGCATTGGGCGCTAGCCGGGCGCGGCTCCTGCGTCAGTTCCTAACGGAGAGCGCTTTGCTCGCCCTGGTTGGCGGCACTCACGGCGTGCTCATTGCCGTTTGGGGACTGCGTGTTCTGCTGGCGTCGGCGCCTTCGGAGATTACTCGCCTGGGAACCATTCAAATTGATGGCACTGTATTGATCTTCGCGCTCGTGATTTCGATCCTTACGGGTCTGATCTTCGGTCTCGCTCCTGCTCTGCAAGGTTTCGCAATGAATTTAGTTGAGACCTTGAAGGGTGGATCCCGGGGTGCTGGCAGCGGCAGGCGCAGCGGACGTTTGCGTGGGCTGCTGGTGGCTTCCGAATTTGCGCTTGCCCTTGTGTTACTCGCTGGCGCGGGACTCATGATCCGAACCTTCGCAGCGCTCGAATCGATCGATCCTGGCTTTAATCCGCGTCACTTACTGACGATGGTCGTCTCGGTCGCCGGCTCGAAAGATGCAAACGCGGACCGCTCCTCCTTTTATCAGCAGTCGCTGGAGCGCATCCGAACACTTCCCGGACTGACTCAGGCCAGCGCAATCAATCATCTCCCGCTTGCCGGAGATATCTGGGGAATTCCATTCTTCATGGAAGGCCGTCCCGAACCGAAACCCGGCGAGGAGCCTCATGGTGCTTATCGAGTGATCCTGCCGCAGTACTTTCGTACCATGAATATCTCACTGCTTGAAGGCCGCGATTTTACTGAGAACGACAACTCTCAAGCGCCGAGCGTCGCAATCGTGAATCAATATCTGGCCAGTCATTATTGGCCGGACGAGAGTGCAATAGGAAAGCGCATCTCCATCGGCATTGGAGTCGAAAAGAAATGGCTCACGGTGGTTGGCGTGATCGCAAATACGATCCGTCACGAATGGACCGACCATCCCGATTCGGAATATTACGTCCCGCTGCTGCAAAGCCAGTGGTACCTGGA from Terriglobales bacterium harbors:
- a CDS encoding ABC transporter permease; the encoded protein is METLYQDLRYSLRNLAKTPAFTVVALITLALGIGANTAIFSVVNAVLLRALPYAEPDRLVVIGQSGYTSAPPANFFDWKSQNHVFENMGAAEAWTPNLTGIDKPEQVVGLHVTSDVFPVLGVRPLLGRVFAPADDRLGSDHQVVVSYGFWQRRFSGARDALGKTISLNGVPYTIVGVMPKRFRFAPFWVTKAEIWSPLPLSSTDRVRNSLRIFARLKPGVSLDQARAEMATISATLEAQFPGSNKNVGVIPLKEKVVGDIRPALLVLLGAVGFVLLIACANVAHMLLARASARQREIAVRSALGASRARLLRQFLTESALLALVGGTHGVLIAVWGLRVLLASAPSEITRLGTIQIDGTVLIFALVISILTGLIFGLAPALQGFAMNLVETLKGGSRGAGSGRRSGRLRGLLVASEFALALVLLAGAGLMIRTFAALESIDPGFNPRHLLTMVVSVAGSKDANADRSSFYQQSLERIRTLPGLTQASAINHLPLAGDIWGIPFFMEGRPEPKPGEEPHGAYRVILPQYFRTMNISLLEGRDFTENDNSQAPSVAIVNQYLASHYWPDESAIGKRISIGIGVEKKWLTVVGVIANTIRHEWTDHPDSEYYVPLLQSQWYLDSQSGGFAAYMSFVVRTVGDAAAQTPAVENAIRSLDKSVTLSEIETMEEVVADTNAQPRFYLYLLAAFAGVALVLAAVGIYGVMSHSVARRTKEMAVRMALGAQPSEVMRLVVGESMSLALIGAVVGLVGALVLTPLMKTLLYGVRASDPVTFVLVAGVLGAVAALASYIPARRATKVDPMVALRYE